ATTAAATAAACGAGGCGCACTGAACCCAGACCATCCAAAAGCAGGAGTTATTGAAGATGAACTTTTAGAGGTTCCAGTACTAGCCCACTGGATCCACCATGAGAAACTGGGCGATTATTTAATAGATACAGGTTTAGATAGTTCATATTATGATGATCCACATGGAAATATGAAAGGACTGTTTGCAAAACTATTTATAAAAGCCAATTTATTTGTAGATAAATACAAACAGGCTGAAAATCAAAATATCGGTTACCATATTGAAAAAAATAGAATTAAATTAAAAGGAGTCTTTTTTACCCACCTCCACTCTGATCACATTGCAGGAACACGTGAATTACCTAAAAATATCAAATATATTGCCAGTAAAGAAGAAAAATACCACGACTATAAACCGTTCTTCTATGGAGATTACTTAAAAGGTGTAAAAACACTTTATGAAATTGATTTTAAAGATGCTGCAGATATGCCCATCCTAGGCAAATGCATTGATATTTTTGGTGATGGATCTCTGTGGGCAATATCAACACAAGGACACACTAAAGGC
This Methanobacterium bryantii DNA region includes the following protein-coding sequences:
- a CDS encoding MBL fold metallo-hydrolase — encoded protein: MERKAFDVKKHDFKEWDSLFNNPQPITIKSFITGYVILNKRGALNPDHPKAGVIEDELLEVPVLAHWIHHEKLGDYLIDTGLDSSYYDDPHGNMKGLFAKLFIKANLFVDKYKQAENQNIGYHIEKNRIKLKGVFFTHLHSDHIAGTRELPKNIKYIASKEEKYHDYKPFFYGDYLKGVKTLYEIDFKDAADMPILGKCIDIFGDGSLWAISTQGHTKGHTSFLINALNGPVLLAGDVCYIKLSLKNGVAPSSYTEDVEVNQETFDRIIKFKRVYPQIEVFCGHEIP